One window of Camelina sativa cultivar DH55 chromosome 4, Cs, whole genome shotgun sequence genomic DNA carries:
- the LOC104780898 gene encoding BES1/BZR1 homolog protein 1-like — translation MTASGGGGGGSTAAAGRMPTWKERENNKRRERRRRAIAAKIFTGLRSQGNYKLPKHCDNNEVLKAVCLEAGWIVHEDGTTYRKGSRPMETTPPCSSIQLSPQSSAFQSPIPSYQASPSSSSYPSPTRFDHIPNRFDPNQSSTYLIPYLQNLASSGNLVPLRISNSAPVTPPLSSPRGSNPRLPRWQSSNFPVSAPSSPTRRLHHYTSIPECDESDVSTVDSCRWGNFQPVSVSQTCPPSPTFNLVGDVSVKPWEGEKIHDVGIDDLELTLGNNTKGRGKN, via the exons atgacggcatcaggaggaggaggaggaggatcgaCGGCGGCGGCGGGGAGGATGCCGACgtggaaagaaagagaaaacaacaaaagaagagagagaagaagaagagccatAGCAGCTAAGATATTCACCGGACTTAGATCTCAGGGCAATTACAAACTCCCTAAACACTGTGACAACAATGAAGTCCTCAAAGCTGTTTGTCTCGAAGCTGGTTGGATCGTCCACGAGGACGGCACCACTTATCGAAAG GGTTCTCGACCAATGGAAACAACACCGCCGTGTTCCTCAATCCAACTCAGTCCACAATCATCGGCCTTTCAAAGCCCAATTCCGTCGTATCAAGCTAGCCCATCCTCGTCGTCTTACCCAAGTCCGACCCGGTTTGATCACATTCCAAACCGGTTCGACCCGAATCAATCCTCGACTTATCTCATTCCTTATCTCCAAAACCTAGCTTCGTCCGGAAACCTCGTTCCTCTACGAATTTCCAATAGTGCCCCTGTCACACCACCGCTCTCTTCTCCTAGAGGATCAAATCCGAGACTCCCGAGATGGCAAAGCAGTAATTTTCCAGTCTCAGCTCCGTCAAGCCCAACACGGCGTCTCCACCACTACACATCGATTCCAGAATGCGACGAATCTGATGTCTCCACGGTTGATTCATGTCGATGGGGAAACTTCCAACCGGTTAGCGTTTCTCAGACATGTCCTCCGTCGCCTACATTTAACCTCGTCGGAGATGTGTCGGTAAAGCCATGGGAAGGTGAGAAGATTCACGATGTTGGTATCGATGACTTGGAGCTGACGTTAGGTAACAACACAAAAGGACGCGGTAAAAACTAA